From Aliarcobacter butzleri, the proteins below share one genomic window:
- a CDS encoding uroporphyrinogen-III synthase, with product MKKIYLLNEQKHEDVENLEVFQIEYIKSYVDLKKYDALVFTSKNGVKAINSFNQDWKSIPSYAIAQKTANTIIKLGGVVEFIGNSGHGNDFAYELKNVLKDKKVLYVKALKTVSNLPNILKENGISLDEIIAYKTSCKKLNIILEENSIFIFTSPSSVECFFKQYSWKNSYKAIVIGKTTAEFLPSNINYEISSQTSVEECIKLAKQLS from the coding sequence ATGAAAAAAATATATTTATTAAATGAACAAAAACATGAAGATGTTGAAAATTTAGAAGTTTTTCAAATAGAGTATATAAAATCATATGTTGATTTAAAAAAATATGATGCTTTAGTTTTTACATCAAAAAATGGTGTAAAGGCTATAAACTCTTTTAATCAAGATTGGAAAAGTATTCCTTCTTATGCGATAGCTCAAAAAACAGCAAATACTATAATAAAATTGGGTGGAGTTGTCGAATTCATAGGAAACTCTGGGCATGGAAATGATTTTGCTTATGAATTAAAAAATGTTTTAAAAGATAAAAAAGTTTTATATGTTAAGGCTTTAAAAACGGTTTCAAATTTGCCAAATATTTTAAAAGAAAATGGTATTTCTTTAGATGAAATAATCGCTTATAAAACTTCTTGTAAAAAATTAAATATTATTTTAGAAGAAAATTCTATATTTATATTTACTTCTCCTTCAAGTGTTGAATGTTTTTTTAAACAATATTCGTGGAAAAACTCATATAAAGCTATCGTTATTGGAAAAACTACAGCTGAGTTTTTACCTTCAAATATAAATTATGAAATTAGTTCTCAAACTTCAGTTGAAGAGTGTATAAAGTTAGCTAAACAACTCTCTTAA
- a CDS encoding SulP family inorganic anion transporter — translation MGKLNIIKNDILSGITVAVVALPLALAFGVVSGAGATAGLYGAIILGFFAALFGGVPVQVSGPTGPMTVVFAATLAAFPNDFSSAMMVVFLAGLLQILFGIVDLGKWVKYIPYPIISGFMCGIGVIIMILQINPFLGVESNSSIVYVLTHITETLKNINYDALLIGSITLIIMFLTPKRVSKIVPSALIALFVVTIISIYMNFNVMTIGEIPKSLPEFNFPFSFDILHLNIILTYAITLALLGSIDTQLTSVLVDSRMKTKHNSKKELIGQGIGNTICSFFGAVPGAGATMRTIVNINNGGTTKLSGIIHSITLLLIILFFAPLASKIPLALLAGILIKVGIDILDYRFLKIITKVSKEDLIIMLAVFFLTVFVDLIMAVGVGITIASILALYQISMKTQMKIIPSKISFNEHNKIFDIEIIRVKGSLFFGTATALDNTLEKIKNDKSIIIDCKNIHLLDISAIFKLEDIIEKFKEKELEIVLVMRHRHKKRILSIDDSGIFKNIKIYKNIDDAINYLKEINSK, via the coding sequence TTGGGTAAATTAAATATAATAAAAAATGATATTTTATCAGGGATCACTGTTGCTGTTGTAGCACTTCCTTTAGCTTTAGCATTTGGTGTTGTAAGTGGAGCAGGAGCAACAGCAGGACTTTATGGCGCAATAATATTAGGATTTTTTGCGGCACTCTTTGGAGGAGTTCCTGTTCAAGTATCAGGACCAACTGGACCTATGACAGTTGTTTTTGCAGCAACTTTAGCAGCTTTTCCAAATGATTTTTCATCTGCAATGATGGTTGTCTTTTTAGCTGGACTTTTACAAATTTTATTTGGAATAGTTGATTTAGGTAAGTGGGTAAAATATATTCCATATCCAATTATTTCTGGGTTTATGTGTGGAATAGGTGTAATTATTATGATTTTACAAATAAATCCATTTTTAGGAGTAGAATCAAATAGTTCAATAGTATACGTTCTTACTCATATTACTGAAACATTAAAAAATATAAATTATGATGCTTTACTAATTGGTAGTATTACTTTAATAATTATGTTTTTAACTCCAAAAAGAGTATCAAAAATCGTCCCTTCTGCTTTAATTGCTTTATTTGTTGTAACTATAATCTCTATTTATATGAATTTTAATGTTATGACGATTGGAGAAATTCCAAAAAGTTTGCCTGAATTTAATTTTCCATTTTCATTTGATATTTTACATTTAAATATAATATTAACATATGCAATCACTTTGGCTCTTTTAGGTTCTATTGATACTCAACTAACATCTGTGTTAGTTGATTCAAGGATGAAAACAAAACATAATTCAAAAAAAGAGTTAATAGGTCAAGGTATAGGAAATACTATATGTTCATTTTTTGGAGCAGTTCCTGGTGCTGGTGCTACTATGAGAACTATTGTTAATATAAATAATGGTGGAACAACAAAATTATCAGGAATAATTCATTCTATTACATTATTGCTAATCATACTTTTTTTTGCACCACTTGCTTCAAAAATTCCACTAGCTTTACTTGCTGGAATTTTAATAAAAGTTGGTATTGATATATTAGATTATAGATTTTTAAAAATTATTACAAAAGTTTCAAAAGAAGATTTAATCATTATGTTAGCTGTATTTTTCTTAACAGTATTTGTTGATTTAATAATGGCTGTTGGAGTAGGTATTACAATAGCATCAATACTTGCACTTTATCAAATTTCTATGAAAACTCAAATGAAAATCATACCATCAAAAATATCATTCAATGAACATAATAAAATTTTCGATATAGAAATTATCAGAGTTAAAGGTTCTTTATTTTTTGGAACAGCAACAGCTTTAGATAATACTTTAGAAAAAATAAAAAATGATAAAAGTATTATTATTGATTGTAAAAATATTCATTTATTAGACATTTCTGCTATTTTTAAACTTGAAGATATTATTGAAAAATTTAAAGAAAAAGAGTTAGAAATAGTTTTAGTTATGAGACATAGACATAAAAAAAGAATTTTATCGATTGATGATTCTGGTATTTTTAAAAATATTAAGATATATAAAAATATTGATGATGCTATAAATTATTTAAAAGAGATAAATTCTAAATGA
- the der gene encoding ribosome biogenesis GTPase Der — protein MDNTLKKIALIGQPNVGKSSLFNRIANKRIAIVSDMAGTTRDIRKHEIEILDRVGLLVDTGGIDDTNDAIFSNVKRKAIETAKEADIILFMVDGKNIPDDKDKELFYELQRLGKELALVVNKIDNDKELERLWEFFEFGIGDENLFGISVSHNRGTKLLFEWIYKHLPVNLETVAREEAEALKKQREENFEFDDEEDFSSEGIESLEEETVEIDDSKINVAIIGRVNVGKSSVLNAIVGAERSVVSPIAGTTIDPVDESFEYKEKQITFVDTAGLRRRGSIEGIEKYALMRTKEMLEKANMALVVLDASRELTDLDEKIAGLVDEYGLGTIIVLNKWDENMDTFQKIEEEIRRRFRFLSYAPIIAVSAKTGRSIERLKDKIIEIFDNYTQRIPTSQLNKVIEEAVIRHSLPSPNGAYLRIYYTTQFSTRPPKIALVMNKPNLLHYSYKRYLVNFLRERFNFEGTPIHVIARGKNDKMGDEEYLER, from the coding sequence ATGGATAACACACTAAAAAAAATAGCATTGATTGGACAACCTAATGTAGGAAAATCTTCACTATTTAATAGAATTGCAAATAAAAGAATTGCTATTGTTTCAGATATGGCAGGAACTACTAGAGATATCAGAAAACACGAAATAGAGATTTTAGACAGAGTTGGACTTTTGGTTGATACAGGTGGTATTGACGATACAAATGATGCAATATTTTCAAATGTAAAAAGAAAAGCGATAGAAACTGCAAAAGAAGCAGATATTATACTTTTTATGGTTGATGGAAAAAATATACCTGATGATAAAGATAAAGAGCTATTTTATGAACTTCAAAGATTAGGAAAAGAGTTAGCTTTAGTTGTAAATAAAATAGATAATGATAAAGAGTTAGAAAGACTTTGGGAATTTTTTGAATTTGGAATAGGAGATGAAAATCTTTTTGGAATTTCAGTTTCTCACAATCGTGGAACAAAACTATTATTTGAATGGATTTACAAACATCTTCCAGTAAACCTTGAAACAGTAGCAAGGGAAGAAGCAGAAGCATTAAAAAAACAAAGAGAAGAAAATTTTGAATTTGATGATGAAGAAGATTTTTCAAGTGAAGGTATAGAATCACTTGAAGAAGAAACTGTTGAAATAGATGATAGCAAAATAAATGTTGCAATTATTGGAAGAGTAAATGTAGGAAAATCTTCAGTTTTAAATGCTATTGTAGGAGCTGAACGTTCAGTTGTTTCTCCAATTGCAGGAACTACAATTGATCCTGTTGATGAATCTTTTGAATATAAAGAAAAACAAATTACTTTTGTTGATACAGCAGGTTTAAGAAGAAGAGGAAGCATAGAAGGAATAGAAAAATATGCTCTAATGAGAACTAAAGAGATGCTTGAAAAAGCAAATATGGCATTAGTTGTACTTGATGCTTCAAGAGAATTAACTGATTTAGATGAAAAAATTGCTGGATTAGTTGATGAATATGGATTAGGAACAATTATTGTTTTAAATAAATGGGATGAAAATATGGACACATTCCAAAAAATAGAAGAAGAGATAAGAAGAAGATTTAGATTTTTATCTTATGCTCCTATTATTGCAGTTTCAGCAAAAACAGGAAGAAGTATAGAAAGATTAAAAGACAAAATCATAGAAATCTTTGATAACTATACACAAAGAATACCAACTTCACAATTAAATAAAGTTATTGAAGAAGCTGTTATTAGACACTCTCTTCCTAGTCCAAATGGTGCATATTTAAGGATATATTATACAACTCAATTTTCAACAAGACCTCCAAAAATTGCTCTTGTTATGAATAAACCAAACCTTTTACACTATTCATATAAACGATATTTAGTGAATTTTTTAAGAGAAAGATTCAATTTTGAAGGAACTCCGATTCATGTTATAGCACGTGGAAAGAATGACAAAATGGGTGATGAAGAGTATTTAGAGAGATAA